A window from Drosophila kikkawai strain 14028-0561.14 chromosome 2L, DkikHiC1v2, whole genome shotgun sequence encodes these proteins:
- the Pgant5 gene encoding polypeptide N-acetylgalactosaminyltransferase 5 isoform X1, translated as MTFSTFTRKMRGRMRSNTCRIVLLTSLVWVIFDFVLIARYSDCIGKDGWRCKRSGEYDVELPNAERLVDDNQLVDDNEINTEKSLDGDSGALIMGQGFASGGISMTYPSVVLKKWFLAPSVQEAKGKPGEMGKPVKIPADMKDLMKDKFKENQFNLLASDMISLNRSLTDVRHEGCRRKHYPSKLPTTSIVIVFHNEAWTTLLRTVWSVINRSPRALLKEIILVDDASERDFLGKQLEEYVAKLPVKTFVLRTEKRSGLIRARLLGAEHVSGEVITFLDAHCECTEGWLEPLLARIVQNRRTVVCPIIDVISDETFEYITASDSTWGGFNWKLNFRWYRVPSREMARRNNDRTAPLRTPTMAGGLFSIDKDYFYEIGSYDEGMDIWGGENLEMSFRVWMCGGVLEIAPCSRVGHVFRKSTPYTFPGGTTEIVNHNNARLVEVWLDDWKEFYYSFYPGARKASAGDVSDRKALRDRLKCKSFRWYLENVYPESLMPLDYYYLGEIRNAETETCLDTMGRKYNEKVGISYCHGLGGNQVFAYTKRQQIMSDDLCLDASSSNGPVNMVRCHNMGGNQEWVYDAEEKWIRHTNTGQCLQRATRDDANTPLLRPCSYGKGQQWLMESKFKWQAH; from the exons ATGACCTTCTCCACCTTCACACGCAAAATGCGCGGACGCATGCGCTCCAACACCTGCAGGATTGTCCTACTCACTTCACTCGTATGGGTGATATTCGACTTTGTGCTCATCGCCCGCTACTCGGATTGCATCGGCAAGGACGGATGGCGCTGCAAGCGATCGGGGGAGTACGACGTGGAG TTACCCAACGCCGAGCGTCTGGTGGATGACAACCAACTAGTGGACGACAATGAGATTAATACAGAGAAATCCTTGGATGGTGATTCGGGAGCTCTTATTATGGGACAGGGCTTTGCGTCCGGTGGCATTTCAATGACCTATCCCAGTGTGGTGCTTAAAAAGTGGTTCCTGGCTCCCTCTGTGCAGGAGGCGAAAGGCAAGCCCGGCGAGATGGGCAAGCCGGTGAAGATACCCGCTGACATGAAGGATCTCATGAAGGACAAGTTCAAGGAGAACCAGTTCAATCTGTTGGCCAGCGACATGATCTCGTTGAATCGGTCGTTGACTGATGTGCGGCACGAAGG TTGCCGCCGCAAGCACTATCCCTCAAAGCTGCCAACCACTTCAATTGTGATAGTTTTCCATAACGAGGCCTGGACGACGCTGCTGCGAACCGTGTGGAGTGTGATCAATCGTTCGCCGCGTGCTTTGCTAAAGGAGATTATCCTAGTGGACGATGCCAGCGAGAGGG ATTTCCTGGGCAAACAGCTAGAGGAGTACGTAGCCAAGCTTCCTGTCAAGACGTTTGTGCTGCGCACAGAGAAACGTTCGGGCTTGATTCGGGCCCGCCTCCTAGGTGCCGAGCATGTCAGTGGCGAGGTAATCACCTTCCTGGATGCCCATTGTGAGTGCACGGAGGGCTGGCTGGAGCCTCTGTTGGCGCGCATCGTACAGAATCGTCGAACGGTTGTGTGTCCCATTATTGATGTCATTTCGGATGAGACATTCGAGTATATCACGGCCTCGGATTCCACGTGGGGTGGCTTTAACTGGAAACTCAACTTTAGATG GTACCGAGTGCCATCGCGTGAAATGGCGCGCAGAAATAACGATAGAACTGCTCCGCTGCGCACTCCTACTATGGCCGGTGGTCTGTTCTCCATCGATAAGGATTACTTCTATGAGATTGGCTCCTACGATGAGGGCATGGACATCTGGGGTGGCGAGAATCTGGAGATGTCGTTCCGT GTGTGGATGTGCGGCGGCGTGCTCGAAATCGCGCCCTGCTCCCGCGTGGGTCACGTCTTTCGCAAGTCTACGCCGTACACATTCCCCGGCGGCACTACGGAGATTGTCAATCACAATAATGCCCGTCTGGTTGAGGTTTGGCTGGACGACTGGAAAGAGTTCTACTACAGCTTTTACCcag GTGCTCGCAAAGCTTCGGCTGGCGATGTTAGCGATCGTAAGGCTCTGCGAGATCGGCTCAAGTGCAAGAGCTTCCGTTGGTATTTGGAGAACGTTTATCCCGAGAGCTTAATGCCCTTGGACTATTACTATCTGGGAGAG ATCCGCAATGCGGAAACGGAAACCTGCCTGGACACGATGGGACGGAAGTACAACGAGAAGGTTGGCATTAGCTATTGCCATGGCTTGGGTGGCAACCAGGTGTTTGCCTACACCAAGAGACAGCAGATCATGTCGGATGACCTGTGCCTGGACGCATCCAGCTCCAATGGTCCCGTCAACATGGTTCGATGCCACAACATGGGCGGCAATCAGGAGTGGGTCTACGATGCGGAG GAGAAGTGGATACGCCACACGAATACCGGTCAGTGCTTACAGCGAGCCACAAGGGACGATGCCAATACGCCGCTGCTGCGTCCCTGCAGCTACGGAAAGGGCCAGCAGTGGCTGATGGAGTCCAAGTTCAAGTGGCAGGCTCACTAG
- the Pgant5 gene encoding polypeptide N-acetylgalactosaminyltransferase 5 isoform X2, translated as MTFSTFTRKMRGRMRSNTCRIVLLTSLVWVIFDFVLIARYSDCIGKDGWRCKRSGEYDVELPNAERLVDDNQLVDDNEINTEKSLDGDSGALIMGQGFASGGISMTYPSVVLKKWFLAPSVQEAKGKPGEMGKPVKIPADMKDLMKDKFKENQFNLLASDMISLNRSLTDVRHEGCRRKHYPSKLPTTSIVIVFHNEAWTTLLRTVWSVINRSPRALLKEIILVDDASERDFLGKQLEEYVAKLPVKTFVLRTEKRSGLIRARLLGAEHVSGEVITFLDAHCECTEGWLEPLLARIVQNRRTVVCPIIDVISDETFEYITASDSTWGGFNWKLNFRWYRVPSREMARRNNDRTAPLRTPTMAGGLFSIDKDYFYEIGSYDEGMDIWGGENLEMSFRIWQCGGILEIIPCSHVGHVFRDKSPYTFPGGVAKIVLHNAARVAEVWLDEWRDFYYSMSTGARKASAGDVSDRKALRDRLKCKSFRWYLENVYPESLMPLDYYYLGEIRNAETETCLDTMGRKYNEKVGISYCHGLGGNQVFAYTKRQQIMSDDLCLDASSSNGPVNMVRCHNMGGNQEWVYDAEEKWIRHTNTGQCLQRATRDDANTPLLRPCSYGKGQQWLMESKFKWQAH; from the exons ATGACCTTCTCCACCTTCACACGCAAAATGCGCGGACGCATGCGCTCCAACACCTGCAGGATTGTCCTACTCACTTCACTCGTATGGGTGATATTCGACTTTGTGCTCATCGCCCGCTACTCGGATTGCATCGGCAAGGACGGATGGCGCTGCAAGCGATCGGGGGAGTACGACGTGGAG TTACCCAACGCCGAGCGTCTGGTGGATGACAACCAACTAGTGGACGACAATGAGATTAATACAGAGAAATCCTTGGATGGTGATTCGGGAGCTCTTATTATGGGACAGGGCTTTGCGTCCGGTGGCATTTCAATGACCTATCCCAGTGTGGTGCTTAAAAAGTGGTTCCTGGCTCCCTCTGTGCAGGAGGCGAAAGGCAAGCCCGGCGAGATGGGCAAGCCGGTGAAGATACCCGCTGACATGAAGGATCTCATGAAGGACAAGTTCAAGGAGAACCAGTTCAATCTGTTGGCCAGCGACATGATCTCGTTGAATCGGTCGTTGACTGATGTGCGGCACGAAGG TTGCCGCCGCAAGCACTATCCCTCAAAGCTGCCAACCACTTCAATTGTGATAGTTTTCCATAACGAGGCCTGGACGACGCTGCTGCGAACCGTGTGGAGTGTGATCAATCGTTCGCCGCGTGCTTTGCTAAAGGAGATTATCCTAGTGGACGATGCCAGCGAGAGGG ATTTCCTGGGCAAACAGCTAGAGGAGTACGTAGCCAAGCTTCCTGTCAAGACGTTTGTGCTGCGCACAGAGAAACGTTCGGGCTTGATTCGGGCCCGCCTCCTAGGTGCCGAGCATGTCAGTGGCGAGGTAATCACCTTCCTGGATGCCCATTGTGAGTGCACGGAGGGCTGGCTGGAGCCTCTGTTGGCGCGCATCGTACAGAATCGTCGAACGGTTGTGTGTCCCATTATTGATGTCATTTCGGATGAGACATTCGAGTATATCACGGCCTCGGATTCCACGTGGGGTGGCTTTAACTGGAAACTCAACTTTAGATG GTACCGAGTGCCATCGCGTGAAATGGCGCGCAGAAATAACGATAGAACTGCTCCGCTGCGCACTCCTACTATGGCCGGTGGTCTGTTCTCCATCGATAAGGATTACTTCTATGAGATTGGCTCCTACGATGAGGGCATGGACATCTGGGGTGGCGAGAATCTGGAGATGTCGTTCCGT ATTTGGCAGTGCGGCGGCATTTTAGAAATAATACCCTGCTCCCATGTGGGTCACGTGTTCCGTGACAAATCGCCGTACACCTTCCCCGGCGGCGTGGCCAAAATTGTGCTGCACAATGCGGCCCGAGTGGCCGAAGTTTGGCTGGACGAGTGGCGTGATTTCTATTATTCGATGAGCACAG GTGCTCGCAAAGCTTCGGCTGGCGATGTTAGCGATCGTAAGGCTCTGCGAGATCGGCTCAAGTGCAAGAGCTTCCGTTGGTATTTGGAGAACGTTTATCCCGAGAGCTTAATGCCCTTGGACTATTACTATCTGGGAGAG ATCCGCAATGCGGAAACGGAAACCTGCCTGGACACGATGGGACGGAAGTACAACGAGAAGGTTGGCATTAGCTATTGCCATGGCTTGGGTGGCAACCAGGTGTTTGCCTACACCAAGAGACAGCAGATCATGTCGGATGACCTGTGCCTGGACGCATCCAGCTCCAATGGTCCCGTCAACATGGTTCGATGCCACAACATGGGCGGCAATCAGGAGTGGGTCTACGATGCGGAG GAGAAGTGGATACGCCACACGAATACCGGTCAGTGCTTACAGCGAGCCACAAGGGACGATGCCAATACGCCGCTGCTGCGTCCCTGCAGCTACGGAAAGGGCCAGCAGTGGCTGATGGAGTCCAAGTTCAAGTGGCAGGCTCACTAG